Within the Calypte anna isolate BGI_N300 chromosome 28, bCalAnn1_v1.p, whole genome shotgun sequence genome, the region GGAGGACAAGgaatgcagagggaaaggatCAGTTTTTAGCTCAGGGGGTGAGGGGCAGCCCAGAAAGGActtggtttttattctttttaatttattaatattttatttgaagtaTTTATTCACTGAGCTGCAACCTCcgagctcagctgctgggatctggggagctgctgggttttcCCTTTCCTTAGAGCTTGTTCCTTTGAGCTGTTCCAGGtgcctggagccagggggattCTCCCTCCGAGAAAATTTCCCAGAGCAAAGCTCCAGGAGGTGACTTCCAGGCACCCTCCTCCCCCTGAgcccttcttctctctttcagtCTGAcatgcagagctgggaggagcagagccaagGAGCAATTTACACCGTGGAGTATGCCTGCAGGTAACCccccaggcagaggcagggctTGGAGATACTCACTGGAGCCTCCCTGGAGTAAggtttgctcagcctggagTAAAAATCCAACATTTGTGGCTGgctctgctccagactcagtGATCTCAACCCCAGGTTGGTTAAATAACCCCAGGTTGGTTGAATAAAGCCAAGTTAGCAAAATAAAGCCGAGTTGGTGAAATAATCCCAAATTAGTGAAACAACCCCAAGTCAGCAAGACCAACCCAAAGTGCTTTATTTCTTCCCAGTGCTCTCCAGGTGCTCCCAATCTTTACAaacccccccctttccccccccaccttttttttttcctctcccagtgcCATCAGGAGCATGACAGCCAGCAGTGTGTACTTCAGGAGCATTGACACCCTGCTTAGACATGCCATAGCCCTGAAGGaccagctcagtgctgctcagACCCACAGGTACCAGGGCAGGGGACACTTCCAGGTCACCCCGAGGCCTGGCAGGGATTATTTCCCTCAGGAATTATCattccagggtttttttgcctcccTCTCATCCCTCTGCCTGTTTGCTGAGGGGAAAATCTTGAGAAATCTTGagggggtgtttttttgggtggtgtttggttttttgtggagCTTTTGGGGAGTTTCTATGGAGGTTTATgtggggggtttggtttttttttttgtttttgttttgttttttgggggttttatgagttttgtgtggggttttttggttttttattgtttttgtgGGGCTTTATGGGGTTTTGTGGATGGGAATATTGCTGTCCCCTCCCCCCtaggtgctgctgcagagcccacTACAAGCTGCCCTCAGGGAGTTTTGGCTCTGAAGCAGCCCCTGAGCTTTCAGAATTTTCTGCCTGCCCTGGTGTCCTTTCTGCCAGACTCTGTTTCTTtccacagcagccctgcccCACAAGCCAAGaaccctccagccagttcctgatGTCAGACAAGGCTGCCAgccctctgcagcctcctcagaggagggagaaacctccagggatgctgccccaggggctctgcctgcacctctgctcctgcaggaccAAATCCTGGGGGTAGGAGAGCCTTGGGGGGAGCATTTGTGTCCTTGTCCCCATTTTACAGAAGGGAAATGGGCTAGATCTGCATTTGCTTGGCTTCTCCTAGCAGCCTGCCATCAATGTGCtagttgttttggggtttttttgtttttttttttcttctctctctacCTCTTGGCCACAGAaatatctcagaaaaaaaaaaaacccaaccccagaCTTGGTCTTGCTTTCAGTATTTTGGAGATGTTTGTGTGAGGATGTAATGGAGACAAACTTCAGCTCTGTGCAGGGGGAGGTTTTCCCTCTGTGTGCCAGGGAGTTAATGAGGTTGCTTTTAGcgagaacaaaaataaaaagagaagaaaaaaaaaatgttctgtctAAAGCTGTTGCTCACTCAGGCTGGGGGGGTCTTGGATCCTGCTGGCTCCAAGTGGGTGGGGATTGCATAAAACAGGGAGTGTTTATTCCCCTGAGGGGGGGGCTTAAGGCAAAGGGGGGGGTGTCTGCACCCACAGGGGGTGGGGTTTGCATCCCTCAGAGGGTGTGTCCATGCAGGAGGGCGGGGCTATAACCCAAAGTGGGTGTGTCTGCACCAAAAGTGGGTTGGGTGTGCCCCAGATGGGGAGTGTCCATCTGAAAAGAGTGGGGCTTAACCTGAAAGGAGTGTGTCCCAACCCAAAGGGGGGGGTTTTGCATCATATAGCAAGTGAACAGTCTCAGGAGGGTGGGGCTTAATGCAAAGGGGGTGTGTCCATACCCAAAAATCAGGGTATTGCATCACATGAGGGGCATGTCCATGCACAGGAGGCCGTGGGTTAACCTGAAGGAGGCAAGTCCACAGAGATAAAGGGTGAGGTATGCATCACATGGAGTGTGTGTCCACTCCTAAAGGGTGGAGCTCAACACAAGAGGGGTGTGTCCACACCCATCACAGGCAAGCTTATTACCAGGAGGGTGGAGCTTAATGCAAAGGGGAGGGGTTTGCATCACACGGGGGGCATTTCCATGCAAACAAGAGTGGGGCTTAATGTGAAAGGGACCTGTCCTTTAAGTAAAGGGGTGAGTCCTCACCCAAAGTGGGTGGGGTTGTCATTACAGGGGGTGTGCCCAGAGTCAGAGGGGTAGGGCTATATCCAAAGGGCTGTGTCCACACCCAAAGGCAGTGTGGTTTTCATCACATAAGGGGTGTGTCCATGCCTGAAAGGGTGGGGATTACAAAGCTTCTCTCAGGAGGGTGGTGCTTAACCAAAAAGCTTTGCCTATGCATAAAGGGGGCGGGGTTTGCATCACacgggtgtgtgtgtgtgtgtctatacAAAGGAAGGGGGGGCTTAACAGAAAAGGGGAGTGTCCACACCCAAAGGTGGCAGGGTTCACATCCCACAGTAGGGGAGTCTCAGGAGGGCAGGCCTTAAAGTAAAGGGGGTGTTTCCACACCCGAAAAGGGTGGGGT harbors:
- the BORCS8 gene encoding BLOC-1-related complex subunit 8 isoform X1 — encoded protein: MEEPEMQLKVKKVTDKFTESMYLLANEPSVALYRLQEHVRRSLPELAQHKSDMQSWEEQSQGAIYTVEYACSAIRSMTASSVYFRSIDTLLRHAIALKDQLSAAQTHSSPAPQAKNPPASS
- the BORCS8 gene encoding BLOC-1-related complex subunit 8 isoform X2 is translated as MEEPEMQLKVKKVTDKFTESMYLLANEPSVALYRLQEHVRRSLPELAQHKSDMQSWEEQSQGAIYTVEYACSAIRSMTASSVYFRSIDTLLRHAIALKDQLSAAQTHSPAPQAKNPPASS